One Xyrauchen texanus isolate HMW12.3.18 chromosome 44, RBS_HiC_50CHRs, whole genome shotgun sequence DNA segment encodes these proteins:
- the ponzr2 gene encoding cornifelin homolog B has protein sequence MSTTMVIKQPQPVMVSTESDKWGSGICDCCDNVPECCFAFWCFWCFTCTKAKEHGECLCLPLLDVCGTTPPITLAMRVSMRNRYGIKGTICNDCVLATFCRPCVWCQLSREMKARAIQISLVGARIF, from the exons ATGTCAACCACAATGGTAATCAAACAGCCACAGCCTGTTATGGTCTCCACAGAATCTGATAAATGGGGGTCAGGCATTTGTGACTGCTGCGATAATGTGCCTGAAT GCTGCTTTGCTTTCTGGTGTTTCTGGTGTTTTACCTGTACAAAAGCCAAGGAGCATGGTGAGTGTTTATGTCTCCCCCTGCTGGACGTCTGTGGGACCACCCCACCTATAACACTGGCTATGAGGGTCTCAATGCGCAATCGTTATGGAATAAAG gGCACTATCTGTAATGACTGCGTGTTGGCCACATTCTGCAGACCCTGCGTTTGGTGTCAGCTGTCACGAGAGATGAAGGCTCGAGCTATACAAATCTCTCTTGTTGGTGCCaggattttttaa
- the ponzr10 gene encoding cornifelin homolog B: MATTVVVQQPYMKANTQMSAWSTGLFDCCQDMNSCCYAFWCCPCFACSTTGEFGESTCLPVIDLLGPGLMAAFGMVVCVPPVTLGMRVAVRHRYDIGGSLFEDILMSCCCVWCSWCQMNREIKERKKPITVVTMQPVVQAVPITTTTEVLSVRQQSTEVMGMAQVAVAPPIQTGSPVVMTVVP, from the exons ATGGCGACTACCGTGGTTGTCCAACAGCCTTATATGAAGGCAAACACTCAAATGAGTGCCTGGAGTACAGGACTGTTTGACTGTTGCCAGGACATGAATTCTT GTTGCTATGCGTTCTGGTGCTGCCCATGCTTTGCCTGCTCCACCACTGGGGAGTTTGGGGAGAGCACCTGTCTGCCTGTGATAGACCTGTTAGGCCCAGGTCTTATGGCTGCTTTCGGAATGGTAGTATGTGTGCCACCTGTTACTTTGGGAATGAGGGTGGCAGTTCGTCACAGATACGACATTGGG GGCAGTCTCTTTGAGGATATCCTGATGTCCTGTTGTTGTGTCTGGTGTTCCTGGTGTCAAATGAACAGAGAAATCAAAGAACGCAAAAAACCCATCACCGTAGTGACCATGCAGCCTGTGGTTCAAGCTGTTCCCATAACAACCACCACAGAAGTTCTCTCTGTCAGACAGCAGTCGACTGAAGTGATGGGCATGGCACAAGTAGCAGTCGCACCACCGATCCAGACTGGTTCACCTGTTGTCATGACAGTTGTTCCATAG